The DNA segment CCATGCGGCCCTTCCCGCAGCTGCCAACACTGGGTCAAAGTCCATCTGCATCCGCAATTGTCATGTGCCACCAGGGTGAGAGTGGCTCTTCCCCAGGTCTTGGAAGCGAACGGAGATGGCAGTTGAGCAGGACAGAGCCAATCAAGGCCGGCCTCGGATGGCATGGAGTTCTGTAAGGCTGGAGGGTGTTGACACACACCTAGGTGTGCCTGCTAAAGCAGCTCCCCTGAGGAGCCGAGGAGGCTCCATCAGTCCATCCCATGTGTCACTGTGTCAATGTATCAGGGCATAATCCACCTAGCTTTCACATCTCTATCTTTGGTGGAACGCCGGACACGTTCTCCGTCGATTGTCATGGAATACACAGGCAGATTTACACATCCCAGGAGAACCAAGGTGAACGGACCCTGATTCCTGGCCGCTGTGGCCGGGATTCTGAGAGTTGAGGTTTAATGGAGAGGCAGATACAGAAGAacgaaagagagaaagaaaccCGAACGACACGCCGGGTTGCGGATGGCTGGCGCATGAGCTGTCGTCGAGGCTCACATCGGGCCTGGCCCGCCTTGCACCACAACTGAGATTCCACCACCAAGTTCCGACAGGGTTGCCCTGCTGGGCGGGGCCCTGATTTCCCAGCAAAGGTCGAGAGAAAAATACCAGCCGCAGATCTGGAGTGTGCATTATTTCTGGTTGGGTGCTGCTATGCCCCATTCGGAGCCTCAGGAGCGtgttgtggcgcttggaCCACCGCGTCACCTTGCAACTTTGGACCGGGGCTGCCTTCCTTTGTGCCTTATTTTTTTGCCAAATCAAGCGGCATGTCCCCACCTTTCGGCGCGGTACTCAAATCAATCAGTCAATCAGCACCACGGCACTCGCATGTCGCGTCAGCTACAAAAGGcccatcccccctcgccGGCTGCATTtcttcctccatcaaccaacTCTCCCACAAACTCTTCCACGCCCATCAAATCGCCAGATCCATCCAGAACTTCAGTTCACTTCGTCTTACTTACCCACCAACCCATTTTAAAAAAACGCCAAAATGCCCCCCAAGGCCGCTGACAAGAAGCCCGCCAACAAGGCCCCCGCCACTGCCTCCAAGGCtcccgagaagaaggatgctgGCAAAAAGACCGCTGCCTctggcgagaagaagaagcgcacCAAGGCGCGCAAGGAGACCTACTCGTCCTACATTTACAAGGGTGAGTGGCATTCCCGGGTCGAAGCGCGACTTTGCCCATCCTCGAGTCCCATGCAGTCCATCTGGATTTCGCTAACAAACTTTGCAGTCCTCAAGCAGGTCCACCCCGACACTGGTATCTCCAACCGTGCCATGTCCATCCTCAACTCTTTCGTGAACGGTATGTTTCTGTCCAAAGCAATCCGTCTTTAAAGCGCGCCTTTTTCTGACCCTTGTGCCCGATAGACATCTTCGAGCGCGTCGCGACTGAG comes from the Podospora pseudocomata strain CBS 415.72m chromosome 5, whole genome shotgun sequence genome and includes:
- the HTB1 gene encoding histone H2B (COG:B; EggNog:ENOG503P1WK); protein product: MPPKAADKKPANKAPATASKAPEKKDAGKKTAASGEKKKRTKARKETYSSYIYKVLKQVHPDTGISNRAMSILNSFVNDIFERVATEASKLAAYNKKSTISSREIQTSVRLILPGELAKHAVSEGTKAVTKYSSSTK